The genomic window TCTGAGAGGGTTTGCCTTAAAGTTGCCGCTCACCTGAACTTTGGAGATGACTTGGGGAAGCACAGAAAGCAGCACATTCTCCAGTCAGGACGAAAGCAAATCAGAGCTGGAACTGTATTTTACTGCCTGTACATCTTTCTTTCACAAGGTCAGAAGGTCAACGGTGAGGCTACGACATATGTAGTTCATCAGTTCTGGTCAAAAAGCAGTTTTCATATTCTGTTGGGTGAATGATTATGTATGTCTTGATTTTGTAACTACAGACAAACAGCTTGAATTGATTTTACTCTTATTTCTGTGCGGTTCTGTCactttctcctcatcctcaaaGCTCAGTGGTGAAGACAGGCtatctgatgacatcatgtgGCCTATTTGCTGTACTGTAcctgctctttttcttttcaggaTGAACAGATTGATTTGAGTAAACAGGAATTGAGTGTTGGTGAGATCCAACAGAAGGTTCAGGAGTATAATGCTCAGGTCAACAGCAGTCTCTACATGGTGATTGTGAGTAACtaataaacctttttttctgaATATTCACACATATAAAGATAGCAGACCACAGTATGATGATATTGTGTAAAACTATTTCACTCCCATTCTTACACTACGAATCTGTCTACCTTGCAGAATAAAGACGGGTCCTACACTGGTTTCATCAAGGTCCACTTTCAGTTAGTTCGTCccatctccctccctcctcctcagagCCTGGAGGAAGATCAGCAGGGCGCACTGATGAAGCGACGTACATCTTTCTACCTCCCCAAAGACACTGCAAAGCACCTGCACATAAGCTCCCAAACACGGGTACGCGAAGTCATCGAGGCATTGCTCAATAAATTTACCCTGGTGGACAACCCAGCCAAGTTTTCCCTGTTTGAACGCACTGACAGACAAAATCAAGGTAAGAATCCTCAATACTGTGTAGATACTAGAAAACAAAATAGTACCTCCAAGTATTATCCTCTGAGgtactgatttttttcttcttttttgtttgttttactcagTGTACATGCGTAAACTGTCTGACGATGAGTGTCCCCTCTACCTTCGCTTGTGTGCTGGTCCGAGTGAAAAAGTCCTGAGTCTGGTCTTGAAGGAGAATGAGACGGGGGAGGTGAATGTAAGTTTTCATTTGTGAATGAAGTCAAATGATAAACTTGTCAATATATACAactaaatatgtatatatgtactgtTCATACAGctctttttaattaaattgcTTACCTCCACAGTGGGATGCATTTAGCTTTCCTGAGTTGTGCAACTTTCTGCGAATTCTGCAGCGTGAGGAGGAAGAACATGTACGACAGATAGTGAAGCGATACGCTCTTGCCAGAGAGATGATGAAGAAGGCCATGTCAAGGATTACTACTCCTGGTTGACCTTGTTTAAAGCCAGAGACATTCATCTGATCCTCATAtttgaagatgaagaagaaccTCCTCCACCGACCATCAGTGAGAAGGTTTATAGCTGTGTAAAAGGGAAGGAAATAGCTCAGAAAGGTTTTTAAAGAAGCAGGGACGCTGGTGTTATATTAAATGTGAACTACGTAAAAATTTAGGCTACTTTTTGTGCCAGAGTTGTGAAttgaatgggtaaaataaatTATAGATTATTTTGGACTTAATTGGatgcagttttttgtttttttgtttttttgaaaaacatgcTGCTCTGATTAGATTATTTATATtggttttaaaaacacattctgttcatttataatgtgatatttagttttgtttttaaattttggcaCTTTAATGAACCTGTGAAATCAAGTTGggcaaataaaaatgtgaaacattgtGTTTATATTCTAATTATCTAATAAACTGGTGATAGTAATGGGCCATTTGATGTCATTGTTATGGTGATTTCAAATTTTACATGAAGTACAAGGTTTGATAGACTGTTTGCTCACATTCTAGTGTTGTAAGCCAAAGCAGATCTGGCCAAAAGTAAATGAACACCCAAAAATTACACACATATGTGATTATAAAACATCTTATTGAAAATCATGgacatttttttactattataAAAGCCCCACTCTTCCAGTAAGGATTTCCACAAAATTTTGGAACCTGGCAGCCAAGATTTAGTCTCTGCAGCTTTAAAATTGATCACAAAGGTGTTGAAATAGGTTAGGGGTCAGTGTTTGTGCAAGCcctcaagttcttccacactatactcagaaacacactttttatttgtgcataagggcattgtcatgttgaaacgGGAAAAAACTTTCCCCACACTGTTATAATGCTATAAAGCTGTAAGCACACTATTGCCTAACATATCATTGTATGTTGCAGCATTAatggaca from Thunnus maccoyii chromosome 3, fThuMac1.1, whole genome shotgun sequence includes these protein-coding regions:
- the rassf1 gene encoding ras association domain-containing protein 1 isoform X2 — translated: MTWGSTESSTFSSQDESKSELELYFTACTSFFHKVRRSTDEQIDLSKQELSVGEIQQKVQEYNAQVNSSLYMVINKDGSYTGFIKVHFQLVRPISLPPPQSLEEDQQGALMKRRTSFYLPKDTAKHLHISSQTRVREVIEALLNKFTLVDNPAKFSLFERTDRQNQVYMRKLSDDECPLYLRLCAGPSEKVLSLVLKENETGEVNWDAFSFPELCNFLRILQREEEEHVRQIVKRYALAREMMKKAMSRITTPG
- the rassf1 gene encoding ras association domain-containing protein 1 isoform X1, whose amino-acid sequence is MSKCELIELKDLSVNDPIELAAPVARTAPPPPLNPGHPSHFHVVRLVGDSVSIEAGETGVGHDFQPYGYTHLTWCDLCGEFIWGLYKQSLRCANCSYTCHYRCRPFIQLDCSTDGSLLKDRADFSVDSIETDTNVDEQIDLSKQELSVGEIQQKVQEYNAQVNSSLYMVINKDGSYTGFIKVHFQLVRPISLPPPQSLEEDQQGALMKRRTSFYLPKDTAKHLHISSQTRVREVIEALLNKFTLVDNPAKFSLFERTDRQNQVYMRKLSDDECPLYLRLCAGPSEKVLSLVLKENETGEVNWDAFSFPELCNFLRILQREEEEHVRQIVKRYALAREMMKKAMSRITTPG